The Streptomyces sp. NBC_00435 nucleotide sequence ACGGGCAGGCGTCGCCGCAGCCCATCGTGATGATGTAGTCGGAGGCCTTGGCGGCCTCGGGGGTCAGCACCTTCGGCTTCTGGTCGGAGATGTCGATGCCCAGCTCCGCCATGGCGGCCACCGCGGAAGGGTTGATCTGGTCCCCGGGGACCGAGCCCGCGGAGCGGACCTCGACCCGGTCGCCCGCGAGGTGACGCAGGAAGCCGGCGGCCATCTGCGAGCGGCCCGCATTGTGGATGCAGACGAACAACACGGACGCGAGCGGCGTGGAGGACATCGGTTCTTCCTTCATCGGCAGGGTCAACGGGGCCGACCATCGCGCCGGGGCGGCAATGACTCAGCCCGGACTGGTATCAGCCCTGGGTGATGTGACAGTATCAGTCCATGATGACGTCAGTCGACACTGATCTGCTCCGGGTTCTGGCCGATCCGCTCAGGCTCCAGATCGTGACCCTCCTCGCCCGCGAGACGCTCTGCACCACGCACTTGGTCGAGGAGACGGGCGCCAAGCAGACGAACCTCTCCAACCACCTCAAGGTGCTGCGCGAGGCCGGGGTCGTGGAGACGGAGCCCTGCGGAAGGTTCACCTACTACCGCCTGCGCCCGGATGTCATCGAAGCGCTCGCGGGTCAGTTCTCCGCCCTCGCGTCCACGGCGCGCCTCACCGCCGAATCGAACTTCAAGCGGTCCTGCCCGTAGCCGTCCCCGCTCGCCGCTCTGCCTCACCTGCCCGAGGAGAACCTGCCGTGACCGCCCCCGAGCCCGCCACCAACGCCATACCTGGTGACGAGCCCCAGCCCGCACCCGGCGCGACCCCGCCCCGCACCCCGCTGATCGCCCGCGCCGCCGCCGAACTGGTGGGCTCCGCAGCCCTCGTCGCAATCGTCGTCGGCTCGGGGATCCAGGCCACGCAGCTCACCCAGGACGTGGCGCTCCAGCTCCTGGCCAACTCGACTGCCACGGTCTTCGGCCTCGGCGTCCTGATCGCCCTCCTCGGCCCGGTCTCCGGCGCCCACTTCAACCCGGTCGTCACCCTGGCCGAGTGGTGGACCGCCCGCCGAGGCGGCGCGGGGGTGACGGCGCGCGAGCTGGCTGTCTACGTGCCCTCGCAGATCGTCGGCGCCATCGCGGGGGCGATCCTGGCCGACGCGATGTTCGGCGAGCCGCTGGTGAAATGGTCCACCCACGACCGCTCCGCCGGTAACCTCCTCCTCGGCGAACTCGTCGCCACCGCCGGGCTGATCCTGCTGATCTTCGGCCTGGCGCGGACGGACCGGCTGCGCTTCGCACCCGTCGCCGTCGCCTCGTACATCGGCGCCGCGTACTGGTTCACCTCCTCCACCTCCTTCGCCAACCCGGCCGTCACCATCGGCCGGGCCTTCACCGACACCTTCGCGGGCATCGCCCCCGCCTCGGTCCCGGCATTCGTCGGCGTGCAGCTCGTAGGTGCGGTCGTGGGTCTGGCCCTGGTCGCGGTCATCTTCATGCGCGGCAAGACCGGCAGCGAGCAGCCCACCGCATGACCCGGCACACGGACGTGGTGGTGGTCGGCGGCGGCCAAGCAGGGCTCGCCGCCGGCTACTACCTGCGCAGAGCAGGCATCGACTTCACCATCCTCGATGCGCAGAGTTCCCCCGGCGGGGCCTGGCAGCACGGCTGGGACTCGCTCCACCTGTTCTCCCCGGCGGCCTACTCCTCCCTGCCCGGCCGGCTCATGCCGCCGCAGGCCGGGAAGGCGTTCCCCGACGTCTCCCACCTGCTGGAGTACCTCGCCGACTACGAGAAGCGGTACGAACTCCCCATCCAGCGCGGTGTCCGCGTCGAGGCCCTCCGCGACCAGGCCCCGTTCCTCCGGGTGGAGACCGACTCCGGCGCCTTCACGGCCCGCGCCGTGATCAACGCGACCGGCACCTGGTGGCGTCCCTTCCTGCCCGCCGTCCCCGGGCGCGAGCACTTCCAGGGACGCCAGCACCACACGGTGGACTACCGCAGCCCCTGGGACTACGCGGGACAGCGCGTCCTCGTGGTAGGCGGCGGCAACTCCGGCGCCCAGGTCGCAGCCGACCTCGCCCCGCACGCCACCGTCCGCTGGGTCACCCAGCGGCCCGCCCGCTACCTCCCGGACGAGATCGACGGCAGCGCCCTCTTCACACTGGCCACGCAGCGCGTCCAGTCCGGCGGCCCGCGCATCTCGGACCTCGGCGACATCGTCGCCGTCCCGCCCGTACGAGCCGCCCGCGACGCCGGCCTCATCCCCGACCACAGGATGTTCGACAGCCTGACGGCCGACGGAGCCCGCTGGCCCGACGGCAGCACCTGGCCCTGTGACGCGATCATCTGGTGCACCGGCTTCCGGCCCGCGCTCTCGCACCTGTCCCCGCTGGCCCTGCGCACCGAGGGCGGCCGCATCCCCACCGAGGGCACGCGCGCGGTGGCCGACCCGCGCATCCACTTCCTCGGCTACGGCGACTGGACGGGGCCCGCCTCCGCCACCCTCATCGGCGTGGGCCGAACGGCGCGCGACGCGGCCCGCGAGATCGCCGAGCTGCTGGGTCGCCGCTGACGCGCGGCACCGCAGAGAGCAGGAAGTCCTGGCCGGAGCACCGGTCGGGCGTTCCTGCTCTCGTGCCTCCGCCCGTGAGGCGTGCCGGAGATCCGTCAGCTGCCTTCGGGCCTGGCGTTCTCGATGAGAGGCAGGCCCGTCACCTGCCGGAGTGGTCGATCACGTTGCCGTTCGAGCAGTTGTTTGCGTGATCACCGACCCAGTCGCCGAGGACCGGCACGACGGCGACCTCCTGCATGCAGACGGCGTCGGCCGTGAAGTTCCAGTTGTTCGCCGCGTTCACGCCACCCCCGAAGTTGGAGTCGTTGTCGGCGTGCGCCACGGGAGCCGCGAGGGACAGAGCGAGGGCGGGCAGTACCGCGAGCATGATCTTCTTCATGACGGGGGAACGATCAGGACCCGCCTGAGGATGCGGCAGCCTTGCGCGCTTCGATGAGAACGAGTCCGCCTCCCCAACCTCCATTGCGAACGCTCGACCATCGCTGCGACTGGGCACCTTCGGGCCCAATCAGGGGGCGAATTGCACCGCCGGGGCGGCACGGCCACCAGGGCGGAGAGCAGAGGGGGCGAGATACCCCGAGCACTCACGCGTGGCGTGCGAGCTTGACCGCGGAGACGAGCAGGATCACGGCCAGCGCGGGGATGAGTACCAGGTCAGAGAACACGCCGAGCAGCAACCCGCCCAGGACCGCGCCGGTGATGGAGCCGGCGACCATGACCACGGTGAACCGCCGGTTGGCGCCGAGTACGGCGAAGCTGCCGTCGCGGCTGTAGCGGGCGAAGGCCACCAGCATGGTCGGGAGTGACACCAGCAGGGACATGCTTCCCGCCGTCTTGATGTCCAGCCCGAACAGCAGCACGATCGTCGGGATCAGCAGCTCGCCGCCGGCCACTCCCATGATCGCCGCGACCACTCCGATGCCGAAGCCGGCTACCACCCCGATCGGCACCTGTGCCGCCCAGGGAAGCGCGAGTGATCCCAGAGTGGTGGCGTGCGTCGCCACCAGGGCTGCGGCCATGAGGACCATCAGGGCCGCCAGCACCTTGTAGAGGGTGGAGCTGCGCATCCGCACCGCCCACGACGCTCCGGCCCACGCACCCAGCAGGCTTCCGGCCAGCAGGTTGGCGGCGACGGGCCAATGCACGGCGACTTCAGAGGCGGGCACCGCGGCCATACGGGCAGGGAGGGCGACCAAGACCACGACCAGGCTCATCGCCTTGTTCAGGATGACCGCGGAGAGCGCGGCGAATCCGAAGAGCCCGATCAGCAGCGGCAGGCGGAATTCGGCTCCACCGAGGCCGATCATCCCGCCGAGGATGCCGATGGCCGCCCCAGCGCCGAACACCAAGGGCGTCGAATGCGTCGAACGGAACGGGGCGAGATGCTGATCGGTGCTCATTTTGGGCATCCTGCCCGGAGTCCAGCCCAGCCCGCCATGGGCCGGCCCCAGCTTCAGGGGAAGGAACCGGGCCCTCATCCCGGATTCGTCGGGAACTCCGAGTACCGCTCGGCACTGCTCACCGCGTGGTGGGGCGGCGGCCAGGTTCCTTCACTCCAAAGGCCCGGAAGGTGGCAGGGAAGCAGTGCGAACGACTGTCAGTCGATCTTGGGACTGCGGCGTTCCAACAGAACGACGTCGCGCCACACGCCACGGTGACGGCCAATGCGCGCGCGGGTTCCGATGACCCGGAAGCCGGCCCGCTGGTGCAGGGCCAGGCTCGCGGTGTTCTCCGGGAAGATCCCGGACTGGATCGTCCAGATGCCCGCCGCCTCGGTCGATGCGATCAGGGCATCGAGCAGGGCACGGGCGACGCCGCGGCCCCGGGCGTCGGGATGTACGTAGACGGAATGCTCGACGACCCCCGCGTACGCGCAGCGGTCGGACACCTTGGAGGCGGCGACCCAGCCGAGCAGGTTGCCGTCGGTGCCGAAAGCGGCGAAGCGGTGCTCGGGCAGCTTCGCCGCGTCGAACACGTCCCAGTTGGGGGCCTCGGTCTCGAAGGTGGCGTTGCCCTCGTCGATCCCGGCCTGGTAGATCTCCAGGACCCGGCCGGCGTGATCCCGCGTCATGGGAACGATGTTCACGGCTGCCGCCCGAGGATCGCCGACACGGCTGCCGGGAAGCATTCCAGGCACGCGGCGTTGACCTCGTACCTGACGGAAGCGCCCTGCCGCTCGGGCAGCACGAAGCGCACTTCGGCGAGCAGTTTGAGGTGGTGGGACACGGTCGACTGACCGATGGGCAGTCGCTCGGTGATCTCCCCGACCGTCAGCGGGCGCCGCTCCTCCGCCAGCAGGTTCAGCAGTCGTACGCGCATGGGGTCCGCCAGGGCCCTGAACCACCCGGCGTACGTCTGCGCATCCTCGGGGCTCAGCCCTTGACCGGCTCTCGTCGCCTCATTCATCGGTAATCGACGATAGTCGATGACTGAGACGCCTGGAAGGCCAACCCTTAGGCGCGGGGCACGGGCGCGGGGCGCGGCCAAGCAGGTCAGGCGGAGCGGCCCAGCATCTGACTCATCGCAGCGACGACGGACGGCTCCACCCGGTAGTAGACCCAGGTGCCACGGCGCTCCGAGGACAGCAGGCCCGCCTCCCGGAGCTTCTTCAGATGGTGGGACACCGTCGGCTGAGAGACGCCCACATCAGAGATGTCGCAGACGCACGCCTCCCCGCCCTCGTGCGAGGCGATCGCCGAGAAGAGTCGTAGGCGCACCGGGTCACCGAGGGCCTTGAACATCGATGCAGTCCGCTCGGCCTCTTCAGCCGTCAGCGGGCGCTCGGTCAGCGGCGGGCAGCAGGGCGCCGAGACTTCGTCTTCGAGCATCGGCAGCAGCTTCGTGGAAGTCATGAGCCAATCCTCCCTCCAAATTCGACAGATGTCTATGTTGACGTATGTCGATCCACGGTGGGATGCTGACCTCGGCTGGACATCGACGTTCATCGAATCAAACCGGGAGCCTGTCGTGAGCGCATCCACTGAATCCCTGCCCGTCATCGTGATCGGTGCCGGCCCCGCCGGCCTCGCCGCGGCTTCCCACCTCGTCGAGCGCGACATCGAGCCCCTGGTCCTGGAAGCCGGACCCGCCGCCGGCGCCGCAGTCCGCGCATGGGGTCACGTACGTCTCTTCTCCACCTGGTCCGAGCTCGTGGACCCGGCCGCCGAGAAGCTCCTCGCGCCCACCGGCTGGGCCGCCCCCGACCGTGCGACTTACCCCTCTGGCGCGGACTGGGCGGAGCAGTACCTCCAGCCGCTCGCCGACGTCCTCGGCGACAAGGTCCGCTGCGGCTCCACGGTGACCGGCGTCTCCCGCCTCGGCCGCGACCGCATCGTCGACGCCGACCGTGAGGCCCAGCCCTTCACCGTCAGCGTCCTGAACGCCGACGGCACCGAGGAGCGCCTCACCGCCCGCGCCGTCATCGACGCCTCCGGCACCTGGTCCACCCCCAGCCCCATCGGCGGCGACGGACTGCCCGCCCTCGGCGAGAAGGCCGCCGCCGACCGGATCTCGTACCGGATCCCCGACCTCAAGGACCCGGCCGTCCGCGCCCGCTACGCCGGCAAGCGCACCGCCGTCATCGGCTCCGGCGCCTCCGCCTTCACCGCCCTCGCCTACCTGGCCGACCTCTCCAAGGAGGCCTCCGGCACCCACTCCGTCTGGATCCTCCGTCGCGGCATCGGCGGCTCCACGTTCGGCGGCGGCAGCGCCGACCAACTCCCCGCCCGCGGCGCCCTCGGCCTCGCCGCCAAGGCCGCCGTCGACGAAGGCCACGCCGACGCGGTGACCGGCTTCCGCACCTCCGCGGTCGAGAAGAGCGCCGACCGGCTGATCCTCGTAGCGGAAGACGGACGCCGCCTCGACCCGGTCGACGAGGTCATCGTCCTCACCGGCCTGCGCCCCGACCTCACCTTCCTGAACGAACTGCGCCTCGCCCTCGACGAACGCCTCCAAGCCCCGACCGAACTCGCCCCGCTGATCGACCCGAACCAGCACTCCTGCGGCACGGTCTACCCCCACGGCGTGAAGGAGCTCTCCCACCCGGAGAAGGACGTCTACCTCGTCGGCATGAAGTCCTACGGCCGCGCCCCGACCTTCCTCGCCATGACCGGCTACGAGCAGGTCCGCTCCATCGCCGCCCACCTCGCCGGCGACCACGAAGCCGCCGAACGCGTCGAACTCACCCTCCCCGAAACCGGAGTCTGCGGCGGAGCCGGCCTCTTCGACCAGCCCACCGCAGCCGAAGAGACCAGCGGCGGAGGCTGCTGCGCCACCCCGGCCACCCTCACGATCGGCGCCCCCGCCTCCTCCGGCGGCTGCTGACCCCCGTGCCACACACCCAGGCCGACGCGGCCGCGACCGGGACGGGGGTCCGGTCGCGGCCGCGCGCCGCCCTGCCCGCCCTGTGCGCCACACAGATCACCAGCTGGGGCATCGTCTACTACGCCTTCCCCGTCCTGCTCCCGCGCCTGACGGCCGACACCGGCTGGTCCACCAACGCCGCGACAGCCGCCTTCTCCCTCGCACTCCTCGTCTCGGCCCTCGCAGGCATCCCCATCGGCCGGATCCTCGACCGCCGAGGGCCGCGCGCGGTGATGACCGCGGGCTCCGTCCTAGGCACCCTCGCCCTCCTCGTCATCGCGACCGCCCCCAACCTGGCCGTGTTCACCCTGGGCTGGGTCCTGGCAGGTCTGACCATGGCCGCCACCTTCTACCCGCCCGCCTTCGCCGCCCTCACCCGCTGGTGGGGCCCCGACCGCATCCGCGCCCTGACCATCGTCACCCTCGCCGGCGGGCTCGCCTCAACCGTCTTCGCGCCACTGACCGCCGCCCTCGCCGAACACCTCAGCTGGCGGGCCACCTACGTCGCCCTTGCCCTGATCCTCGCCGCCGTCACCATCCCCGCCCACGCCCTCGCCCTACGTGCCCCCTGGCCCCCGGCACCGCCTTCCCCACCCTCAACCGACCGCACGCCGGTCGCCCGAAGCCGGCCCTTCCTGCTCCTGGCCGTCGCCTTCACCCTCTCCGGCTTCGCGATGTACGCCGTCGTCATGGGCGTCATCCCGCTCCTCACCGAACGCGGCGCCAGCGCGACAACCGCCGCCTGGGCACTGGGACTCGGCGGCGCCGGCCAGACCCTCGGCCGCACCTTGTACGCCGGCCTGTCCACCCGCACCTCGGTCACCACCCGCACGGTCGTCCTGATCGCTCTGGGCGGCGCGACGAGCGCGGCCTTCGCCCTCGTCCCCGGCCCGATGCCCCTTCTGATCACCCTCGCGGTCATCGCAGGTGTCGTACGCGGCAACCTGACCCTGCTCCAGGCCACCGCTGTAGCCGACCGCTGGGGCACCACCCACTACGGCCGCCTCTCCGGCCTCCTCGGTGCCCCGGCCCACATCGCGGGAGCACTGGCCCCCTGGGCCGGGGCCGCCCTCGCGGGCCCTCTCGGCGGCTATCCCCACCTCTTCGCGGCCCTGGCCTCACTCTCGGTCGTGGCTGCCTGCCTCGCGCTCGGTACCTCCAAGGCGGGCAGCACCCAGACGGAGATTCAGCACCGCTCGTAACTCAACTGCGCAGCCGGCTCCCGGCATCGGCACCATCAAGCGCGTCCATTCAGCACAGGGTGATCCAGCCATCCGGGATCCACCCCTGCACATAGCCCTCGAGGAACAGCCCCAGGTCCGGAACGCCCACGTGCCCTACTTGCAGGGGAACTTGCCTGTACGGAACCCAGCGCAACTCCGCGTCGCCCTGGACATGCGCAAGCGGGACCCCGGGGCCGACATGCCCGGTGAAGATCCGGGCCTCACTTCGATGAGCGCCAGTGCCCACTGCGCCCGCGGCGGCTTTGAACCTGCCCGTCAGGCTCCCCAACCGAAGCCCACCGGCCGGCGCCATCACCGCAGCCAGGCGATGGGCCGCCCCAACATGAGGCTCCCCTTCGGATCGCCGTTCTGCGGGGAGACTCCAGCGGCCATCAGCGCCTGGCGTCCCGGCCCGGAACAGGGCCACTCGGTGGCGCTGATCGAAGCACACAAGGAACACGTCAGGCCGCACCCTCGGGGCATACATGCACATAATCGCGAGCGTAGAACCGAGCGCGGCGCCCCGCATCCATGGCGGGCCGGGCGGGTGACCGCCCGGTCGGGCCTACTCCGCCGGAGGGCTGGCCGGCAGGGCTGCGAGCCCGGGCCAGATCTGGAAGCCGAGGGCGACCTCCAGGCGTGCCAGGGTGCCGATGTCCGGCAGTACTTTGCCGCCGAGGACGCGACCGATCGTCGTGTGGTTGATCCCCGTGGTTTCCGCCAGAGTTCGCAGACTCTGCCCACTCGATGCGAGCCCGCGCTCGAGGTTGCGGGCCAGGGCCTGTGCGAAGTGGGCACTGACGGGCGCATCGGGGGCGAGAGCGGCGTGAGGCCAGGTGCCGTCAGCCACATACGCGCTGGGTACCTTGTCGTTACTGCTCCGGGGCATGCCTGGATCATCCCATGCACCCATTGGTGTTCCCTTCTCCGCGTGGTGGATTCAGTCACGACCGGTGCATACATGCAGCGAAATGAATCTTTCACGTTCGGCGCCCACAGACACGACGGCACGCAGGGGCGTGAACACTTCGCAAGATCAGGCAGTCGGAGCGAAGCGTGACCCGCCGCAGCCGTCGACACGCAGCCACCCCCGCACGAGGGGCGCCGCCTCCCCAATTCACTCCCGTGCGCCCCCACCCCGAGCGTGCTTGCCTCACTGACTCTGGGTAGCTGAGGGGCCGAGAAGAATGCGCAGGCCAGAGTGGTGGCGCTTTTGTGAAACATCGCGCCTCAGCGAAGCGCAGGCCATACATTCCAGGTCTCGTTCGATTATTTTTCATATCTTGTGCTGCAGCTTCAGGGAAGGCAATTGCGGACATGCCCTACCGGCCTCTTAGGCCAGTCGCTACGCTCAACAGGAATTCCGGTTCGGAGAATTGCGGGGAGGTGTTTCATGCACACACGCCGGGCACAGGGCGTCCTTGAACAGCTGAGGCGCCTGGCCGCCAGTGATGCGTCCAGGCGCACAGAAGCGAAGGACCGCCTCGCGCGGGCAGAGCAGGAGGCTTCGCTCGCCCGCTCCCTCTTCGAGTCGGCGGACACCCGCGCCGAGATCTCACAGCGGGTGGCTCAGGAGGCCGAGGAGCTGTTGCCCCACGGCTCCGAGGAGCAGGCCGACACACCCCCATCAGGCAAGTCCACCCACGAGCGTGGGGTCAGGACGCTCGGCGAGGAATTGCTCGCCTTTGCTCACGCCGGCGGACACGTCACGCGGACGGAGATCCTCAAGCACCTCAGCTCCACGCGCCCCGACATCAAGCTCACTGGCGTCGGGCCCGAACTCACCAGATTGACGAGGACAGGAGCCCTGATCCGCGTCGGACTGGGCACCTACGCGATTCCACCCAGCGCCCGAGGAGGTGACGCGTAGAGGGAGCGTTAATTCTGATATGGCTTCACACGCGCGAGTGCCGCCGAGGCGTCGAAACCAGTCGGCGGCACATGGACGCGCGTTCTTCTGGCGCACGCATCTCCGTCATTCTAGGGGCTGACACCCGATGACGCGAGAGCCCTGCGAGAATTCGGCCCCAGCGGCCGGGATTGGGCTCACCATGTCCTTCTTTTCCCACGCCGATTCCAGTTCGGACTGGTCCACTCGCGGCGGACCGACGCATTCGGGCGGAAAGCGCGAAGGCGACGACCCTCAGGCGCCCCGTCGAACCCTACCCAGCGGCCGGACGAGTCCCGCCCAGCAGATCCAGCTCATTCTCACTCTCGCCGAGCTGGGCGCCGACGGCAAGGAGGTCGGGCGGGCGACCGTGGCGGCGCGTACCGGCAGGAGCCTGGACACGGTGAGCGACTGCATGGGGTTCCTGGCCGAGGTCGGGCTGGCGGAGCCGGGGCGCGGCCGGTACGAGCTGACCGATCAAGGACGCGTCTTCGCCGAAGTCTGGCAGCGTGACTCCGCCCAGGCCCGCCTCCTGCTCCATCCACTCATGCAGGCCCACTGGTCTGCCGCTGCCGTCGCCCGCCACCTGGCTGGCGGGGCGCTGCCTCAGGAGGAGCTGGCCCGGTTTCTGCGAGCGGGCCTGCGCGGTGCGCCCATGCGCGGCGTGTACCTGGTCGAGTGGCTGGTCATCGGCCTGGTGGTCGAGCGTGACGACCGCCTGCACATCCACCTTCCCGGCCAGGCTCCGCCCCACTCGGGTCCACGCTCCGCGCCACGGGCAGACGAACCCGCGCCGGAAGCCGAAGACCCCGACCCTGCCTTCCTGTTCGGCCTGACCCTCCGCGAGATCCAGGAGCTGCCCGACGTTCGCTACATCGCCTTCATGGAGGGTGTCCTGCAAACCCTGCGCGGAGCCCACTCGCCCGCCGCCTGAAGGAAGCGCCGGACCGGCACTCGGCCGGACCGGCGCCTCCAGGGTGGCGGCTGGTGTCCGCGTCTGGACTCTGGACCCGCACGCGGAGGGTTCGATCCCCTCGCCATCCACCCCTTGCCGACCAGCATGACACCCGGCCACCGAGAGGAACCAGTACGCATGCAAACCAAGCCAGTACGACCAGCTCTCTGACCGCGCATCAGTTCGTCAGTCGCACGGCCGTAGCGGTCACTCCTACGGCACCCTCCTGTTGCGGACCGACCGACCCTTCCACACCGTGGTGCATGTTCGCACCAACCGCGTGGAGGTCCCCTCGTGTCCGAAACCCCAGTTTCCGTCCCATGCGCCGCTCAGGCGGTACCCCATGGCGGGTGAGGTCCCCCTCTCCGACGGCTTCGCCCAGGTCCTGGCCGTCTGGGAGGAGTTGGTTGTCAGGGGTGAGATGTCGAAGCAGTCCTTCGGCCGCTTCGTCCAGCTCCTCCACCGCTTCGAGCACTTCGCCGCCGCTCACGGCGTCTCGAAGTTCGGCGGCATCGCCCAGTCCGTTGCAGCCGGATTCATCGATGCCCACGGCCGCACCCGGCACGGACACGTCGCACCGGCCGCCCTCGCCACCCGCTACTTGCGGCGCAGCGTCCTGCGGATGTGCTTCACCACCGCCCGCGAGCTCCACCTCACCGAAACCGACCCGACCTGGGGCATCGAACTGCCGCCACGGGTGAAGGGCGGCACCCGCCCGCTGAACGACGACGAGGCCATCGCGATCCGCCGCGCTGCCGAGTACGTCGACCGTCCCACCCGGCACGCCGCCGCGGCGGCCCTCGCCCTGGCCGGCGGATTCAGCGGAGAGATCGGGCACATCCGCCCCGCCGACCTCGACGTCACCGGGCACCGGGTGTGGATGCACGGCTCGACGAAGACGCTGCCGCGATGGTGTCCTCTGGATGCCTGGGGCATGCGCGTACTCGTCGCCCGTATCCGGCACTTGGAGAACACCGCCACAGCCGGCCGCAGCCCCCTCGCGGTCTCCGCCCAGGCAGGCTCCGACGAGCAGGTCCAGGCGAGGGTGTGTGTCGCGCTCCGGGACCTCCTCAAACGGATCGGGCTCGGCTCCGACAGCAGCGTGCGCCCTGCCTCCGTGACCGCGTACGCCGGCTGGGAGACCTTCACCCGCACCGGCCGCATCGAGGCTGCCGCGCGTCATCTCGGCCTGGCCTCTCTGGACAGCACCGCCGCCCTCATCGGGCACCACTGGCAGACCCCGACCGCAGAAAGGGAGGCCGGCCGCGATGCCCGATGACCTCTTCGGTGACCCCGCCCCGCGCACCATCCGCAAGAAGGCCGCACGCCGGGCCCTCGAAACCGACATCCGCACCGTCTCCCGCCGCGTCAAGGACGTCGCCTTCTTCGAGGACATCTACCGGCTCGCCTCCGTCCTCGACGCTCCCGGCAGCGGACGCGGAGGCCGCCCGCCCGCGTTCCCCCCGTACGTCTACCTCCTCTTCCTCGCCCTGCGCGGCATCCACGGGTCCGCCCGCTACTGCGCCGCCGAGCTGAACGACGCGGACGTCTGGAACCAGATTCGCCAGGGCGTCGCCCGCCATCTCGGCCACGACGAGGCCGCCCGCCTTCCCGATCAGGGGCCCACCCGTCACCAGTGGCAGCACGCCCAGAAGACCCTGCTCATCCCCCGGCGCGAAGAGCTCTCGGAGACCTTCGCCGACCTCGCTCTTGCCCAGGCCCTGAGCCAGGGTCTCCTGCCGCCCGAGGCGCGCCGCGCTTGGTCCAGCCCCGAACGCCACCAGCTCATCGCCGGCGACGGCACCGTCGCCAAATCACCCACCCTCGCCACCGTCCCCTACACCGAAAAGGACGGAGTACGGCGCCGCCATCGCGTCGACCCCGCCTCCTCCTGGCAGAAGGAAGGCGGCGGGAACAGGGACGACGAGGGGAACCCGTCGTCTGGGACCGACGATGGCACCGCCCTGGTCCTGGGCAGCAAGTTCGTAGTCTTCTCCACCCGCCACCGCGGCTACTTCCGCCGCGTCTTCCTGCGCTACGCCCACGTCCCCCGTAACACCGAGGGCGGCGAAGCGGCAGTCGCCCTCGAACTCGCCTGCGCCATCCTCGACGCCGCGGACGGCTGCCTCGGTGTCCTGTACGACGGCGCCTTCCGCGGCATGCACCGTGACGTCATCGCCCGCCGCGGACGCCTCCTCATCAACAAGCAGCACAAGGGCGCCCGACCCCGCTACCTGCGGACCCTCGACTACGGCCTGTGCCGCCACGAGCTCTGGTCACAGCAAGGCCGCGCCCACGAGCGCGTCTTCCTCGACACCGGCACCACCAAACTGCTGCCCCTGCCCATCCTCAAGCTTCAGCGCCGCGCCAGCCCGAACACCCACCGCTGGTACCACCTGATCGCCGTCCCCTGCCCTCGTGGCGCCCACGAGCACCGCGAGCCCGTCTCCATCACCACCACCCCCGGCGAACGCGAAGACGGCCAGAGCGACGCCGAGACCGGCTTCCACCGCGCCGAGCACCTCCTCCAGATCCCCGGCAACACCGCCACCCACCAACACCTCTACGGCGGCCGCGAGGACACCGAGTCCGGCTTCTCCCAGCTCGACCGCTCCCTCTGGAACCGCCGCATGATCGCCTTCGGCGCCGATGCCCAGTCCCTGGTCATCCTCGGCTTCCTCCTCGCCCAGAACGCCACCAGCGCGGCCCGCTACCGAGAGGACCCCACCTACTCTGACGCGGACGCCGAAACCGCAGAAGGCCTCACCCCGTCCCCCAAGAACTGAGCCGCAGAGCCCCCCACTGATCCGCTACCCTGTCCCTGGGCTGCCCTTGTGGCAGCCCAGGACCTTGCCGAGGCGA carries:
- a CDS encoding helix-turn-helix domain-containing protein gives rise to the protein MPRSSNDKVPSAYVADGTWPHAALAPDAPVSAHFAQALARNLERGLASSGQSLRTLAETTGINHTTIGRVLGGKVLPDIGTLARLEVALGFQIWPGLAALPASPPAE
- a CDS encoding MFS transporter, with protein sequence MPHTQADAAATGTGVRSRPRAALPALCATQITSWGIVYYAFPVLLPRLTADTGWSTNAATAAFSLALLVSALAGIPIGRILDRRGPRAVMTAGSVLGTLALLVIATAPNLAVFTLGWVLAGLTMAATFYPPAFAALTRWWGPDRIRALTIVTLAGGLASTVFAPLTAALAEHLSWRATYVALALILAAVTIPAHALALRAPWPPAPPSPPSTDRTPVARSRPFLLLAVAFTLSGFAMYAVVMGVIPLLTERGASATTAAWALGLGGAGQTLGRTLYAGLSTRTSVTTRTVVLIALGGATSAAFALVPGPMPLLITLAVIAGVVRGNLTLLQATAVADRWGTTHYGRLSGLLGAPAHIAGALAPWAGAALAGPLGGYPHLFAALASLSVVAACLALGTSKAGSTQTEIQHRS
- a CDS encoding FAD-dependent oxidoreductase, yielding MSASTESLPVIVIGAGPAGLAAASHLVERDIEPLVLEAGPAAGAAVRAWGHVRLFSTWSELVDPAAEKLLAPTGWAAPDRATYPSGADWAEQYLQPLADVLGDKVRCGSTVTGVSRLGRDRIVDADREAQPFTVSVLNADGTEERLTARAVIDASGTWSTPSPIGGDGLPALGEKAAADRISYRIPDLKDPAVRARYAGKRTAVIGSGASAFTALAYLADLSKEASGTHSVWILRRGIGGSTFGGGSADQLPARGALGLAAKAAVDEGHADAVTGFRTSAVEKSADRLILVAEDGRRLDPVDEVIVLTGLRPDLTFLNELRLALDERLQAPTELAPLIDPNQHSCGTVYPHGVKELSHPEKDVYLVGMKSYGRAPTFLAMTGYEQVRSIAAHLAGDHEAAERVELTLPETGVCGGAGLFDQPTAAEETSGGGCCATPATLTIGAPASSGGC